A DNA window from Patagioenas fasciata isolate bPatFas1 chromosome 1, bPatFas1.hap1, whole genome shotgun sequence contains the following coding sequences:
- the PDZK1 gene encoding Na(+)/H(+) exchange regulatory cofactor NHE-RF3: MTSVLQPRECKVTKKPKKSYGFYLRIEKDTAGHLIRNVEKNSPAEKAGLKDGDRVLRVNGVFVDKEEHAQVVEIVKNSGNSVVLLVLDGASYQKAEEEGVNLEEVGQKVSTGQQEQQSPPTMANGAITAVPQPRLCYLVKEEKGYGFSLKTTEGQKGLFIVELSSQGAAAKAGVQNNDRLIEINGKNVENDTHEEVVEKVKKSENHVMFLLSNEETDRYYTSQKMVLSKESANLRLLPLKPRLIEIQKGENGYGFYLQMKKNSGDHTIKDVDSGSPAAKAGLKDNDILVAVNGEQVDGLDHESVVGKIERSEAKTTLLVVDKETDSMYKLAQISPYSYYYKAQDPTPANTQERVELHTEQQVDHKPRICKMVKGPSGFGFSLNMIKNKPGLFISEVQKHGPADTAGVENDDYLVEVNGVRVIDESYDKVVARIHESGDRLMLLVCSKDAYKHFQGQNIPITASMADPVHDTSEPPAYTENHSSEQERNSPEPRERASSSSSSQSAASTRADSDSDDTKL; encoded by the exons ATGACTTCTGTTCTCCAACCCCGAGAGTGTAAAgtgaccaaaaaacccaaaaagagcTATGGATTCTACCTGCGTATTGAGAAAGACACAGCAGGGCATCTCATCCGGAACGTGGAAAAGAACAGTCCAGCTGAAAAGGCTGGCTTGAAGGATGGAGACAGAGTCCTCAGGGTTAATGGTGTGTTTGTAGACAAGGAGGAACATGCACAG GTGGTGGAGATTGTCAAAAACAGCGGAAATTCTGTTGTACTTCTTGTTCTGGATGGTGCATCCTATcaaaaggcagaagaggagggaGTGAACTTGGAAGAAGTGGGTCAAAAGGTGTCAACaggacagcaggagcagcagtcCCCACCAACCATGGCCAATGGAGCAATCACTGCAGTTCCACAACCACGGCTCTGCTACCTAGTGAAGGAAGAGAAAGGCTACGGCTTCTCCTTGAAAACCACAGAAG gaCAGAAGGGGTTGTTCATAGTAGAGCTTTCATCACAAGGAGCAGCTGCAAAGGCTGGTGTCCAAAATAATGATCGCCTGattgaaatcaatggaaaaaatgtggaaaatgacACACATGAGGAAGTGGTGGAAAAG GTAAAGAAGTCTGAAAATCATGTTATGTTTCTACTTTCAAATGAAGAAACAGACCGCTATTACACAAGCCAGAAGATGGTACTGAGCAAAGAGAGCGCCAACCTGAGATTGCTTCCCCTCAAACCACGACTTATTGAGAttcagaaaggagaaaatggTTATGGCTTTTATctacagatgaaaaaaaatagtGGTG ATCATACAATCAAGGATGTTGATTCTGGGAGCCCAGCAGCCAAGGCAGGTCTCAAAGACAATGATATCTTAGTGGCTGTCAATGGTGAGCAAGTGGATGGTCTGGATCATGAAAGCGTGGTGGGAAAAATTGAGCGGTCTGAGGCAAAAACCACACTGTTGGTCGTGGATAAGGAGACTGACTCCATGTATAAACTG GCTCAAATTTCCCCCTACTCATACTACTACAAAGCACAAGATCCAACTCCAGCTAACACGCAAGAAAGAGTGGAGTTGCACACTGAGCAGCAAGTGGACCACAAGCCAAGAATCTGCAAGATGGTGAAAGGGCCTAGTGGATTTGGCTTCAGTTTAAACATGATCAAGAACAAGCCTGGGCTGTTCATCAGTGAG GTACAAAAGCACGGGCCAGCTGACACAGCAGGTGTAGAAAACGACGACTATTTGGTGGAAGTGAACGGGGTGCGTGTGATCGATGAATCCTATGACAAAGTTGTGGCAAGAATCCATGAGAGTGGTGACAGGCTTATGCTACTAGTGTGCAGCAAAGACGCTTACAAACACTTCCAGGGCCAGAACATTCCCATCACAGCCTCCATGGCAGATCCAGTCCATGACACTTCTGAACCTCCTGCTTATACGGAAAACCACTCATCAGAGCAAGAGAGAAACTCACCTGAACCAAGGGAAAGG GCAAGCTCATCCTCCTCTTCACAATCAGCTGCCTCTACAAGAGCAGACAGTGACAGCGACGACACAAAATTGTGA